Proteins from a genomic interval of Gossypium hirsutum isolate 1008001.06 chromosome A09, Gossypium_hirsutum_v2.1, whole genome shotgun sequence:
- the LOC107889515 gene encoding FT-interacting protein 3 yields MMPRPPPEDFALKETNPHLGGGKVSGDKLTSTYDLVEQMQYLYVRVVKAKDLPGKDVTGSCDPYVEVKLGNYLGKTRFFEKKSNPEWNQVFAFSKDRLQASLLEVTVKDKDFVKDDFIGKVFFDLNEIPKRVPPDSPLAPQWYRLEDRQGNKVKGELMLAVWMGTQADEAFPEAWHSDAAFVSGADGLANIRSKVYLSPKLWYLRVNVIEAQDLQPGDKGRYPEVFVKAILGNQALRTRISQARGINPMWNEDLMFVAAEPFEEPLILSVEDRVAPNKDEVLGKCAIPLQYVDRRLDHKPVNGRWFNLEKHVIIEGEKKKETKFASRIHMRICLEGGYHVLDESTHYSSDLRPTAKQLWKSSIGVLELGILNAHGLMPMKNKDGRGTTDAYCVAKYGQKWVRTRTIIDSFAPKWNEQYTWEVFDPCTVITIGVFDNCHLHGGDKAAGAKDTKIGKVRIRLSTLETDRVYTHSYPLLVLHPNGVKKMGEIHLAVRFSCSSLLNMMHMYSHPLLPKMHYLHPLTVSQLDSLRHQATQIVSMRLGRAEPPLRKEVVEYMLDVGSHMWSMRRSKANFFRIMNVLGGLIAVGKWFDQICNWKNPITTVLIHILFIILVLYPELILPTIFLYLFLIGVWYYRWRPRHPPHMDTRLSHADSAHPDELDEEFDTFPTSRPSDIVRMRYDRLRSIAGRIQTVVGDLATQGERLQSLLSWRDPRATALFVIFCLVAAIVLYVTPFQVVALLAGFYILRHPRFRHKLPSVPLNFFRRLPARTDSML; encoded by the coding sequence ATGATGCCCCGTCCTCCACCTGAAGATTTCGCCCTCAAAGAGACCAATCCCCACCTTGGTGGTGGAAAGGTCAGTGGTGACAAGCTTACTAGTACTTATGACTTGGTAGAGCAGATGCAATACTTGTATGTACGGGTTGTAAAGGCGAAGGATTTGCCAGGGAAAGATGTTACAGGTAGTTGCGATCCTTATGTTGAGGTTAAGCTTGGAAACTACTTGGGTAAAACTCGCTTTTTTGAGAAAAAGTCGAATCCTGAGTGGAATCAGGTGTTTGCATTTTCGAAAGATAGGCTTCAGGCTTCATTGCTTGAGGTTACAGTTAAAGACAAGGATTTTGTGAAGGATGACTTCATTGGGAAGGTTTTCTTTGATCTCAATGAGATTCCCAAAAGGGTTCCACCAGATAGTCCACTGGCACCGCAGTGGTATAGGTTGGAGGATAGGCAGGGAAATAAGGTTAAGGGGGAGTTGATGTTGGCTGTTTGGATGGGAACTCAAGCTGATGAAGCATTTCCTGAAGCGTGGCATTCTGATGCTGCTTTTGTTAGCGGAGCTGATGGTCTGGCCAATATTCGATCTAAAGTGTATCTCTCTCCAAAGCTTTGGTATTTGAGGGTCAATGTGATTGAGGCTCAGGATTTGCAGCCAGGTGACAAGGGTCGGTATCCTGAAGTTTTTGTGAAGGCTATTTTGGGAAATCAGGCTTTAAGGACTAGGATTTCTCAGGCCAGGGGTATTAATCCAATGTGGAATGAGGATCTAATGTTCGTGGCAGCAGAACCTTTTGAGGAGCCTCTAATTTTGAGTGTAGAAGACAGGGTTGCTCCTAATAAGGATGAAGTTTTGGGTAAGTGTGCAATTCCTTTACAATATGTAGACAGGAGGCTTGATCATAAACCTGTGAATGGTAGGTGGTTTAATCTTGAGAAGCATGTTATTATAGAAggagagaagaagaaagagaccAAGTTTGCTAGCAGAATTCATATGAGGATTTGTTTGGAAGGTGGCTATCATGTTCTGGATGAGTCTACCCATTACAGTAGTGATCTTAGGCCAACTGCAAAACAGTTGTGGAAGTCTAGCATCGGGGTTCTGGAATTGGGGATTCTTAATGCACATGGCCTAATGCCAATGAAGAATAAAGACGGAAGAGGGACGACTGATGCTTATTGTGTTGCAAAATATGGTCAAAAATGGGTACGAACAAGGACAATCATAGATAGCTTTGCACCCAAGTGGAATGAACAGTATACATGGGAGGTTTTCGATCCTTGTACTGTCATAACTATTGGGGTGTTTGATAATTGCCATTTACATGGAGGAGATAAGGCTGCAGGAGCAAAGGATACTAAGATCGGGAAGGTGAGAATTCGACTCTCCACTCTTGAAACTGATCGGGTTTATACTCACTCATATCCACTTCTGGTGCTACATCCAAACGGGGTAAAAAAGATGGGTGAAATTCACTTGGCTGTGAGGTTCTCATGCTCTTCCTTGCTTAATATGATGCATATGTACTCACATCCTCTCTTGCCAAAAATGCATTACCTTCATCCATTGACTGTTAGCCAGCTCGATAGCTTGAGGCACCAGGCCACACAGATTGTGTCAATGAGGCTAGGACGAGCAGAGCCGCCATTGAGAAAAGAGGTGGTGGAGTATATGCTAGATGTTGGTTCTCACATGTGGAGCATGAGGAGAAGCAAAGCCAACTTTTTCAGAATTATGAATGTTTTGGGTGGGTTAATTGCTGTTGGAAAATGGTTTGATCAGATCTGTAATTGGAAAAACCCAATTACAACAGTATTGATTCACATCTTGTTTATCATACTGGTCCTCTATCCAGAGCTTATTTTGCCTACAATTTTCCTCTACCTGTTCTTGATTGGGGTTTGGTATTATAGATGGCGACCAAGACATCCTCCTCACATGGACACACGCCTTTCTCATGCAGATTCGGCACATCCTGATGAACTGGATGAAGAGTTTGACACATTTCCTACTTCCCGCCCATCAGATATTGTCAGGATGAGATATGATCGACTGAGAAGTATTGCTGGGAGAATTCAGACAGTGGTTGGTGATTTAGCCACACAGGGTGAGAGGCTGCAATCTCTTTTAAGCTGGAGAGACCCAAGAGCCACCGCTTTATTTGTAATTTTCTGTCTGGTTGCTGCTATAGTTTTGTATGTCACACCTTTCCAGGTTGTGGCTCTTCTAGCAGGATTTTACATTTTGAGGCATCCAAGGTTCCGCCATAAGCTTCCTTCAGTGCCTCTCAATTTCTTCAGGAGGTTGCCTGCAAGAACTGATTCCATGCTATGA